In one Zobellia galactanivorans genomic region, the following are encoded:
- a CDS encoding FGGY-family carbohydrate kinase, with amino-acid sequence MKEVTAVFDIGKTNKKFFLFDDDFQEVYREYTYFDFIEDEDGHPTEDLKALQEWLKAVFERILKSKKYTITAINFSTYGASFVHLDENGEVLTPLYNYTKPYDPKLIDAFYAKYGPENTFAQSTGSSNSGMLNSGMQLYWLKHTKPKVYEKIAVSLHLPQYISYIFTGIPLSEYTSIGCHTALWDYKKKDYHEWVYKEGINTKLPPIVSTETSINMNYNGKRIKIGVGIHDSSAALLPYVRSIKKKFILVSTGTWSIALNPFTETPLSENDVEKGCINYMRINGKPVKSNRLFLGNEYRLQVEELTKKFNVAKDYHKKVMFDYDTFFDIIKDFQFSFKWFSIEHKNMPSQTNYSYDRFEHAYHHLMIELVLLQVESINIVAGKDTIERLYVDGGFSDNDIYIKLVSHYLRNMELRTTDSSLGSALGAAIAISDTKLNSKFLKKNYSLKKHIPFILK; translated from the coding sequence ATGAAAGAGGTTACCGCGGTATTCGATATTGGAAAAACGAACAAGAAGTTCTTTCTTTTTGACGACGATTTTCAAGAAGTATATAGGGAATATACCTATTTCGATTTTATTGAAGACGAAGACGGGCACCCTACCGAAGACCTAAAAGCCCTACAAGAATGGTTAAAGGCGGTATTCGAGCGTATTTTGAAATCAAAAAAATACACCATTACCGCCATTAACTTCTCTACCTATGGGGCGAGCTTCGTCCATCTAGACGAAAACGGTGAAGTGTTGACGCCTTTATACAACTATACAAAACCTTATGACCCAAAGTTAATAGATGCCTTCTATGCCAAATACGGTCCGGAAAATACATTCGCCCAAAGTACAGGTTCCTCCAATTCGGGAATGCTGAATTCGGGAATGCAACTGTATTGGCTCAAACATACCAAACCCAAGGTCTATGAAAAAATAGCGGTTTCTTTACACCTTCCCCAATATATCAGTTACATATTTACGGGAATCCCTTTGAGCGAGTACACCAGTATAGGTTGCCATACCGCCTTATGGGACTACAAAAAGAAAGATTACCACGAATGGGTCTATAAAGAAGGTATAAACACCAAATTACCGCCCATTGTTTCCACGGAAACTAGCATCAACATGAACTATAACGGTAAACGCATTAAAATCGGAGTGGGCATTCACGACAGTTCCGCAGCGCTTTTACCCTACGTTCGCAGTATTAAGAAAAAATTCATCTTAGTATCGACAGGGACATGGAGCATTGCCCTTAATCCATTTACCGAAACGCCCCTATCGGAAAACGATGTAGAAAAAGGCTGCATCAACTATATGCGTATTAACGGAAAACCGGTAAAGTCAAATCGTCTTTTCTTAGGAAACGAGTACCGGCTCCAAGTAGAGGAACTGACCAAAAAATTCAATGTAGCCAAAGACTACCATAAAAAAGTAATGTTCGATTATGACACCTTTTTCGACATCATAAAAGATTTTCAGTTTTCCTTTAAATGGTTCAGTATCGAACATAAAAACATGCCAAGCCAAACGAACTATAGCTATGACAGGTTTGAACATGCCTACCACCATTTGATGATAGAATTGGTGCTATTACAAGTGGAGAGCATTAATATCGTGGCCGGCAAGGACACCATAGAAAGATTATATGTCGATGGGGGCTTTAGCGATAATGATATTTACATCAAACTCGTATCGCACTACCTTAGGAACATGGAGCTTCGAACAACGGATTCTTCCCTTGGTTCCGCCTTGGGTGCGGCAATAGCCATTTCCGACACCAAATTGAACTCAAAGTTCCTGAAAAAGAACTATTCCCTAAAAAAACACATTCCTTTTATCCTTAAATAA